A region of the Cucurbita pepo subsp. pepo cultivar mu-cu-16 chromosome LG14, ASM280686v2, whole genome shotgun sequence genome:
AAGTTCAATTAACGAACCTGTAGTCATGAGTGCAGATCTCATAATTGCTGGACTCCATTTTGGATAAAGGGTTTTGAGAAGGCCAACGATACCAGAAATATGAGGGCATGACATAGAAGTACcagataatataataaatggaaCTCGTCGTTTATCAAAAGGTGCACCAGTTGGTGATGTTGCTTCCGAATAAGCGGCTAATATATTCACACCAGGTGCTGTTATATCAGGCTGAAAATCaaaaaagataaatgaaaaactcaaaaaaaatttatggttggcAATTGGCACATTAAACTTTGTACTAAAAAGTTACTCAAACACACCGTTCTTAACCCACCTTGAGCATTGAGGGTTCAATTGTGTTGGGACCTCTGGATGAAAATGTAGCCATAATTGGTGCTGGTTTGACTCCCGATTCTGTCCTCACACGAGTCACGTAAGCCATTGGAGTTCTAATTCAACCACAAAACTTGACATATGAGTCCTACTTCAACTTTCTTAAACTTCTAAAGGACTTCAACTTTCTTAAACTTctaaatttgtgtttaatagGTCATACATTTAAAAGTGTTGAAAAAGtcattaaaacttttaattccTATGTCTAATATATCTGTAAAACTTTATAAGATGTCTAATAACTCATACGATctttattaaagtttaaagacCTATtagtaaaaatttgaaaatccaaAGACTCGTCGAACTAATTTATGAATTGAGTGACGAAATCGAGACATAcctaaaaactttaaaacaaaacacatgTAATTTTCCAACCAAAGTTCATGAATAAATGGAAAAGGTGATGGAATATGATGGAATAATTACTTGGTAGAGTTTATGTATTGGTAGACTAATTCACCATCATCGTAGCTTATATGTGAAGCAGGAAGTAAGTGTGCATCAGCCATAAGTCCATCCCCATCTACCTCGtcatcaacaagaatcatcgCAACAGCACCTGCTTGAGCAGCCACATAACCTTTGTCCACTCTTCCATTGTTCCCTCTATGGCAAACtacaatttttccttttacctTTTTAGGATCAAGAGACCCTCCAAGACATAGTAGGCtacaatatcaaaataaaatttgctTAATATCATGTGGTTACTGTAATTTTGTTTGCCTGAATCTTGAAACATACAcggtaaaaaaatatactcacGCGTCCATTTCAGAGCTATTGTTGTTTTTTGCATCTAAAGCACGTATCAGTGGGTAAAACTTCTGAACTGgcaatattttattagaaagaCTTCCACCCTGGTATTGACAATTGAAGATAATTAAAGACAacaaaaaatatgatatatatataacaccataaagaaattcaaaaggaatttatatatttatggaTCAATACACAATTAGAATTTATATAAACAGCTGTTAAACACTTAACTATCTAGAGTTAACAAATGTCAAACACTAATATGTTAGTTAAATTAAAGTGTTTGTGTTTCATAAAATAGTACCTTAATGTGTCTCTTGTCTCCAAGCGCCACGTAAGTGGTAAAAAGCCTGTCCGTTGTGCTAGCTCCCACGGTTATCAACCATGGTGCGACATTTGCAACAGTGCCTGGAGATGGTCCTGAGTTTCCAGCAGAACAAACGACAGTGATGCCGTTCTTCACTGCATGGAAGGATGCTATAGCTATTGGATCATCATGAAATTCTAGAGGACTTCCACCGAGTGAAATAGACAGAACGTCAACTCCATCACTAATGGCAGCTTCAAAGCCAGCCAGAATGTCGGACTCAAAGCACTCACCAAGTGCCACAGGAGGCCAACATACTCTATAAGCAGCGACAAGGGCTTTAGGGGAACCCCCTTTTGCAGTACCATTACCATTCCCAAAAATATTTGCTTTTGAAACGAAATTGCCTGCCGCGGTGGATAAAGTATGTGTTCCATGCCCTTGATCATCCCTTGCTGTTGAGTTGAGAGGCCCCACCATCGATGCATACCCTTTGTTGAAATACCTTGCCCCAATCAGCTTTCTGCATTTAAAAGCTTCAATTTTACATCGATATCAAATTTGCTTGAACACAACACAAACACGATCAAGAAAGTTCTATTATCGATTTTatataagaagaaaattcaaaatatgatGAGTTTATGCATTTATAAGTTAGATTAATATTAACTTTATAATACTAGTGTTGAGTGTATATCTACCAACAACAGTTTTTAATTTGTGCTTAACATATTAGTCAAATAAAAATGTCTGTGTATCTTAGtgtaaaagaattaaatagaaGTGAAGTAACCATAAGAGATTTGATGCAAGGGACCTGTTACAACTAAAATTGGAGCCACCTTCACAACTTCCTTTCCATCTTTTTGGGATAGGTCCATATCCTTCATCACTAAAGCTCTTTGATTCTGGCCAAACACCTGTATTGATcgcaattacaagaagaaaAGGTATCCAAATTATTACCAAAGCTGACGAATGTCCAAGAACTTACAAGAGGAGAGGAAAACAAGACCAACCTGTGTCAAGGTTGCCGATGATTGTAGATTCACCAAAACTTGCAAGATTCCAAATTGAGTTTGAAGGAATTCCATCATGATTCTCAACTCCAAGAAAACTCCACGAGTTTGTTGTATGCAGTTTTCTTCCTCTATTTTCATGTACTGATATCACATCCGGATGTTCTAAAAAGATAAGGAGAGAAATACGATctttataaaatagaaaaaacaagTCTTGATTAAGTACGGtttcgttttttaaaagtaagcTTATAAACAATACTTTCAAATTATGAGTTTCTTTCGTttgttaatttgttatttgctttttaaatgttttcaaaattgatgGTGAATTTCACTTCATTAGAATCGGATGAATTAGTTTACTTGCTACATCTTCTGCAACTTTCTGATCAAGAACAGCTGCAAAACCATTGATATGTCTATTGTAtgagtaaaagattgcttccTTAGCTGCTTCATTGCTGTACttggaaacaaaaacataagaGCGTAAATGAAGAGTGAGAGTTCAACAAATCTACACTACATGatttaaaactaaaagctTCACCTTCCTAACACAGATCCAAGTAGATTGTAGTGGGTTTGTGTTGCAAGTTGGAGATCAAGGGCAGAAGGATTCAAGCCATGTGAATGTGATCCCAAGTAAACAATATAAGACTGCACAACATAAACAAAACGTTTCAATATCTAAAACCCAGTTgatataaacattaaaaaggaTTTATAAGTGATGATTGAGTAACCTTCTTGGCTGCAATGGTGGATGTTtgcaaaagggaaaaaagaaagaatgagaGAAGTAAAGGAGGAAGATTGAAGGcctccatttcttttcctctttcagAATAATGGTTCCTTCCTCCTCATCCCTTCTTCCTGTATTTATAACGTTGATGAGTGctttatttgaagaaattattaagaaaattatggtaagaaaatgaaaattatttaacaacTCATCCTCCTCCAGAAACATGGAATCAAGAATGAATATGTTATGGTTATATGGTCATGTCCCATTTGACAGCCAACATCATcctctttaattttgttcatacCACCTTCCCAAATAGATACAACTTTTTAAGCAATGGAATCTCTCCATTTTAAacccttttaaatttattacaaattttaactcgacataaataataatataaaaatattttaattctattcaacttgagcatagttcaacCGATTTTAATATGTATAGCActtgagcatagttcaactgATTTTAATATGTATAGCGGATTAAGATCAtataaaactcaaaaaataataatttttttttatatatatattatcttaaATGACGTCTTATGTTTGAATATATAGTCTTATCGaactcaaaacaaaattatatatatattttgtttgtaagCTTGATATTACATCttaggtttgaattttgtaaaatattagtaatgtcgtttcttttgtttgttaataaGCTAATGTATGGTTGATGTATCTTTAATTCTTTGTTAGATTAACGAAAAATTAACAtcaaattcatattaatttcatctttcctatgtttggatttaatttaatgtaattaaGACTTTAAACcgaattgttttttaattattagtttataatttttaatagattataTGTATATTCCTTTATAAAgtaatttcttttctaaatttgtttaaaattgatattctATTAAAATATGAGAGTGAAtcgttcaatttttttttttttttgttgttatttttccAACGCCTTGACAATattaattccatttttattgtataatttttatttccttttcaccGTAATTgcccaaaaaaattataaaaaaaaattattaaaaaaaataataaataaataaataaaaagaaactctTCTCCATTTCTGTGACAACCTTTCCTCTCCTTCtccaattatctctcctcaacctaTATCCTTAAATTATAGTTACTGCAAACAAAAGCAAatagaaggaaacaaaaaaaacaacaaaggaaaaatgaaaatatttagcCTTTACCCAGTTACAGATTCACATGTACACGAGATAGATTCACCTGTGGATTTACCTAGTTACAGATTTACCCGAGATAGATTCACTTGTGTATTTACCCAGTTACAGATTTACCCCGTGACAGATTCACCCGTACATGAGATAGATTCACCTGTGGATTTACGTGGAGAGATATTGTCaataagtatatattaaattttccttttattttatcatcattcattttttttagaaatcaccgCCAATTATACATTCTTCACTAATCAATTATATGTTAGATCAGTTATACTTAGATATTCACTGAATCATTGCAATTGTTTAGCTTTgatttagaaactaaatgtctaTGAACTCTAGTAAATCACGTCTAGTATTAGATTagtaaaatttatataagtaGCTAATGTTGGATGATTGAAAGTCCCACGTGTGCTAAtttaggaatgatcatgggtttataagtgaggaatattaACTCCAttcgtatgaggccttttggggaaacccaaagtaaagccatgagaacttatgctcaaagtggacaacatcatGCTATTGTGGGGAGTCGAGAAGATctttaaacataataaatatagataagaaagaaagaaaaaaaaattagtgaattcaattaaaaactTGAACTAAATACTTTGAAAAagagatttttaataaaaataaataaatttatatatatatatataNatatatatatatatatatatatatatatatatatatatatatatatatatatatattttgaaagaaataattttatcgGAGTTTAAACAAACGGGTGTCATGATTCACAGGTTAACTTGGATTTTAAAGGATAGaatcaaacttttattaaCTTGGCTTTACTATTGGCATGGTTATAGTTCATGTTGACACTTGCCCCGTGattttgcacgtgtcatatatattgatatgtgtgaattgtttatggaTCAATTTGCTTATGAtttgatatgtatatgttataatatgtgaattatTTATGGATTGATTTGCTCATGGCttacggtacgatgtgttcaatgatatgtttgagataggatacgagaatgatgcactaaacataatataatgataggagtaagatatgttcatgaaatgttATAGGTTATGTATggaagtgctatggatatgagagattgataaaaacgaTATGGTTACGATcaattgataaaagaatatagttaggttatgggtagaaagggataagATTATAatagattgatagaatgatagcgttaggatacgttcctgtaacgatatgactaaggtacgttcatgtaacgatatgactgtgataggtataagaatgttaagactatgataagttagggaatgatatgactacgaagtgtttacgatatgatatgatatgattatgatacgactATGgtacgacatgtgaatgacggatatatatatgttgtgatatgatatgaaatatgttatggtacgagatatgtgataaattgacatgtttatgatatgatatattgtgatacgATGTTATGGtataatatgtatatgatgaaaattgTTATGTCCGGAAGcatgaaatgttatgatatgacatatttaTGTActttgaatgatatgatatgatatgattgacatgcaaaacgacgaactagcatgaaatacaaccccaCCGTATgtatgaaagatatgataaatgatatgataaacgaCCATTCATCCTTCACGATAATACAGACCTATACGTTACGAGGCAGGAAAACGATCATTgtatttatcataatgttgcaATGATCAAGTAGGAAACcgatcattatatttatcataatgctgTGACGATcaggaaaacgatcattatatTTAACCTAGTGTTGTCATGACGGCTACTATttctaatgggtgtccggCATTAGGAGCTCCCAGAATATACTCGCCAGACAAGAAAAGGGGCCAGCAGTGTGCGAACTAACTGGTGAATCTATACtagtcattaattttttagctCGGTTAcctcaataatttattaaattttgtaacattttttttttggtaatttagGATTCCCAGTTCACGACCATAAacattgtaatttaaaatttccctTTAAGCTATTTAATTTCcgttaaaaagataaattttttagatttatttatgaatttgtaaaattacaatattttttcttacctCTCAGTTTTGTTTATAATGTCGGGTAACAAATGCTTGAAAAAGGagtatcaataattttattatattatttaattttaaataattaattatggtttgactattttatttttattaagttcgattattaaaataattttaattctttccaatttaatttaattgattttcaatttaaaaaaaaaaaatcatataaaatatttaacattttgaaCGAAGTCCCACCTACCCGTTCAtacttccctttttctttcgagGCCTTGTGTGcctctcaaattttcattatttcttcttctctatcGTGATTGAAACCTCGAACTTCTCATCGATAACTATGCGTTTTCAGTGTTCGGATCCACCCGCAACAACTTCACCAATGACTCGACCTCTTCATCTTTACCATCTGGTTACTTCTACTCCTTCTTTCACGATGTTTTGCCCGATAAATAAGTTCTGTCACTTTACAATAACTTCAGCGACCACGATTTCTCAACAAAATCCTTttcaaaataagtttttaaaatttgtaatcgATCTCAACATTCTTCAATTCCACAATATTAGTAAAATTATTGAACTTTATATATTAAGAatagatctagaagcaagatttggaacctagttctaaattgagtcactccatcATCAAACTTGATCAAGACTTATTAAATGACTCGAATGTAATCTACcataaaaattacttaaaatcttaaaaaatgacaaattatggtcaaatgtttaaaaaatatccttttaactctattatatttgaaatcaaatattaactaaattaatgtatattagacgtattaaagaaaaatatgtagGGGAtacaatttatttgattttaatatttatttcaaataaattgataatGGTTTTTCTTCTCCTAAATCATCCTAAATTCACTACAATTGAGCTTCTTACATGATGCTTACCATCTAACCATTTCAAAGACCCAAATACATACCCTCGATGCTTGTTGTTTGCCACACTCCGGAATACAACTTCGAAAGTCTTCTCTTCATCAGTTCGAGTAAACTTCAACGTACTTGGCTCAACTGAAATTAAAACTCCTGGGGGTACCTCCACCTGAGCTACGTATGTGCTTGGGCTTCTCACATTCTTAACTGTTCTTTTGATTGTCACAGGTCCTGATTTCATATTGGGTATCGAGATTGATGGGTAGTTGAAATCTGTTAGTTTGAATGACTTTGAACAAACGAATGACGTATTGGAGAATTTACTGAGTTGTGCTTTGTTGTAGCCTCGAGCAcataagaaatttaaatagtcGTTGGTGGTAAGGTCATAAACAAGGCCAGGATTTGCTGCTCGGTTG
Encoded here:
- the LOC111810770 gene encoding subtilisin-like protease SBT5.4 — translated: MEAFNLPPLLLSFFLFSLLQTSTIAAKKSYIVYLGSHSHGLNPSALDLQLATQTHYNLLGSVLGSNEAAKEAIFYSYNRHINGFAAVLDQKVAEDVAKHPDVISVHENRGRKLHTTNSWSFLGVENHDGIPSNSIWNLASFGESTIIGNLDTGVWPESKSFSDEGYGPIPKRWKGSCEGGSNFSCNRKLIGARYFNKGYASMVGPLNSTARDDQGHGTHTLSTAAGNFVSKANIFGNGNGTAKGGSPKALVAAYRVCWPPVALGECFESDILAGFEAAISDGVDVLSISLGGSPLEFHDDPIAIASFHAVKNGITVVCSAGNSGPSPGTVANVAPWLITVGASTTDRLFTTYVALGDKRHIKGGSLSNKILPVQKFYPLIRALDAKNNNSSEMDALLCLGGSLDPKKVKGKIVVCHRGNNGRVDKGYVAAQAGAVAMILVDDEVDGDGLMADAHLLPASHISYDDGELVYQYINSTKTPMAYVTRVRTESGVKPAPIMATFSSRGPNTIEPSMLKPDITAPGVNILAAYSEATSPTGAPFDKRRVPFIILSGTSMSCPHISGIVGLLKTLYPKWSPAIMRSALMTTARTKANNLNPIRSSRKEKANSFAYGAGHVNPNKAANPGLVYDLSIEDYLNYLCARGYNKTQMKLFSNDTSFVCSKKFKVTDLNYPSITIDNMRSKVVRIKRRVKNVGSPSTYVANVKAPPGVSVSVEPNTLKFTKTGEEKSFSVVLKRVPNDYRRGAMFGRLAWSNGKHRVRSPILVVLG